A genome region from Brassica oleracea var. oleracea cultivar TO1000 chromosome C2, BOL, whole genome shotgun sequence includes the following:
- the LOC106324228 gene encoding LOW QUALITY PROTEIN: NAC domain-containing protein 86 (The sequence of the model RefSeq protein was modified relative to this genomic sequence to represent the inferred CDS: substituted 1 base at 1 genomic stop codon), with the protein MGSSCLPPGFRFHPTDEELIDYYLKRKVEGLEIELEVIPVIDLYKFDRWELPDKSFLPNRDMEWFFFCSRDKKYPNGFRTNRGTKADYWKATGKDRKITSHSSSTVGYRKTLVFYKGRAPLGDRTTWLMQYXLRDDESSSQGSQTYKGAYVLCRVAKKNEIKTNSKIRKNLSEQTLGSGESSGYSSRVTSPSRDGTMPFHSFVNLVSTEIDSSNIWISPDFILDSSKDYPQIQNFASEYFQDFDFPVIGQEVNFPASILHTDVDQNMDESMQTGYWTNCGYDQIGLFGYSELS; encoded by the exons ATGGGAAGTTCATGTTTACCCCCAGGCTTCCGGTTTCATCCTACAGATGAAGAACTCATCGACTATTATCTAAAAAGAAAAGTCGAAGGTCTTGAGATCGAGCTTGAAGTCATTCCCGTTATTGATCTTTATAAATTTGATCGTTGGGAGTTACCAG ACAAGTCTTTTCTTCCGAACCGGGACATGGAATGGTTCTTCTTCTGTTCAAGGGACAAAAAATATCCTAATGGTTTTCGTACAAACCGAGGAACAAAGGCCGATTATTGGAAAGCAACCGGAAAAGACCGGAAAATTACTAGTCATTCATCTTCTACAGTCGGCTATAGAAAAACCCTAGTTTTCTACAAAGGTCGTGCCCCGTTAGGCGATAGAACCACTTGGCTCATGCAATATTGACTACGCGATGATGAGAGTTCATCACAAGGTTCACAAACTTACAAG GGAGCTTATGTGTTATGCCGTGTGGCTAAGAAGAATGAGATCAAGACTAATTCGAAAATCCGAAAAAACCTAAGTGAACAAACACTTGGATCAGGAGAAAGTTCTGGATATTCTAGTCGAGTGACTTCACCTAGTCGGGATGGAACGATGCCGTTTCACTCATTTGTCAATCTGGTTTCTACTGAAATAGACTCTTCCAACATTTGGATTTCACCTGATTTCATTCTTGATTCTTCAAAA GACTATCCTCAAATTCAAAATTTTGCATCTGAGTACTTTCAAGACTTTGATTTTCCGGTTATCGGTCAAGAAGTAAATTTTCCAGCGAGTATATTGCATACCGATGTAGATCAGAACATGGATGAATCTATGCAAACTGGTTATTGGACAAATTGTGGATACGATCAAATCGGTTTATTCGGTTACTCAGAGCTCTCCTAA
- the LOC106327748 gene encoding aluminum-activated malate transporter 13 isoform X2: MLGATLRKGLNRGLGTLIAGSLAYLIEFVAVNSGKIFGGIFIGAAVFIIGSTITYMRFVPYVKKNYDYGMLVFLLTFNLITVSSYRIDTVIKIAHQRLLTIAGICLFMSLLVFPIWSGDDLHMSTVTKFQGLSRSIEACIKKYFEEKEKDKEDSDSESDDDDVIYKGYKTVLDSKSSDEALAMYASWEPRHTLRCNKFSSQQYIKIGSVLRKFGHTVVALHGCLQTEIQTPRSIRTLFKDPCVRLAGEICKVLSELSESILNKRHCSPEILSDNLEVALKDLNAAIKSQPKLFLGSNLHSDITNKHLNRNVSYYNDSNNVDGNVLSQTTPQNVTVSQARFNSTVSLSSFMGQTSHRKSVNKPGPVGEKRRFRKQLSKAAVMKSLEFSEALPFAAFASLLVEMVARLGTVIDEVEELGSISCFKEYDKIVDRTDVEVRIEKPVDLVVGD, from the exons ATGTTAG GCGCGACATTACGCAAGGGATTAAATAGAGGATTAGGGACACTAATAGCAGGATCTCTGGCATATCTTATTGAGTTTGTTGCTGTTAATTCCGGTAAAATTTTCGGAGGTATCTTCATTGGCGCTGCTGTATTCATCATCG GGTCAACGATAACGTACATGAGATTTGTTCCATACGTAAAGAAAAACTACGATTACGGTATGCTGGTATTTCTTTTGACGTTTAATCTTATCACAGTATCGAGTTACAGAATCGATACTGTGATTAAAATCGCACACCAGAGATTATTAACCATTGCTGGCATTTGCCTTTTCATGAGCCTTTTGGTTTTTCCAATATGGTCTGGCGATGACCTTCACATGTCCACCGTTACTAAGTTCCAAGGCCTCTCACGCTCTATTGAAG CCTGTATAAAGAAGTATTTCGAGGAGAAGGAGAAAGACAAAGAAGATTCAGATTCAGAATCTGATGATGATGACGTAATCTACAAAGGATATAAGACTGTTTTGGATTCTAAATCCTCTGATGAAGCACTA GCGATGTATGCAAGTTGGGAGCCGAGACATACACTGCGTTGTAATAAATTTTCATCTCAACAATACATCAAAATTGGATCTGTTCTTCGCAAGTTTGGTCACACTGTTGTTGCTCTTCACGGATGCTTACAAACCGAGATTCAG ACTCCTAGGTCTATTCGTACGCTCTTCAAAGATCCTTGTGTTAGACTAGCGGGAGAAATCTGCAAAGTTTTGTCGGAACTCTCTGAAAGCATTCTAAACAAACGTCACTGCTCGCCGGAGATTCTCTCCGACAATCTAGAAGTAGCGTTAAAAGATCTCAACGCAGCAATAAAGTCACAACCTAAGCTCTTCTTGGGGTCTAACCTTCACAGTGACATCACCAACAAACACCTAAACCGCAATGTTTCATATTACAACGATAGTAATAACGTCGACGGCAATGTTTTGAGTCAGACAACACCACAAAACGTCACCGTATCACAAGCTCGGTTTAACAGCACTGTTTCGCTCTCTAGTTTTATGGGCCAGACGTCACACCGGAAGTCGGTGAATAAACCGGGACCGGTTGGAGAGAAGAGGAGATTTAGAAAACAGTTGAGTAAAGCCGCGGTTATGAAAAGTTTGGAGTTTTCGGAGGCGTTACCGTTTGCTGCCTTTGCGTCTCTTCTTGTGGAGATGGTGGCAAGGCTTGGTACTGTGATTGATGAGGTGGAGGAGCTGGGAAGCATCTCCTGCTTCAAGGAGTATGATAAGATTGTTGATCGGACGGATGTGGAAGTGCGAATTGAGAAACCGGTGGATCTAGTGGTTGGAGATTGA
- the LOC106327748 gene encoding aluminum-activated malate transporter 13 isoform X1 produces the protein MWDKSMEITMEDEGSRRTRKKIEHPKKMKNILKSLWNVGKEDTRRLKHALKVGVSLTLVSLLYLMEPFFKGIGKNAIWAVMTVVVVLEFSAGATLRKGLNRGLGTLIAGSLAYLIEFVAVNSGKIFGGIFIGAAVFIIGSTITYMRFVPYVKKNYDYGMLVFLLTFNLITVSSYRIDTVIKIAHQRLLTIAGICLFMSLLVFPIWSGDDLHMSTVTKFQGLSRSIEACIKKYFEEKEKDKEDSDSESDDDDVIYKGYKTVLDSKSSDEALAMYASWEPRHTLRCNKFSSQQYIKIGSVLRKFGHTVVALHGCLQTEIQTPRSIRTLFKDPCVRLAGEICKVLSELSESILNKRHCSPEILSDNLEVALKDLNAAIKSQPKLFLGSNLHSDITNKHLNRNVSYYNDSNNVDGNVLSQTTPQNVTVSQARFNSTVSLSSFMGQTSHRKSVNKPGPVGEKRRFRKQLSKAAVMKSLEFSEALPFAAFASLLVEMVARLGTVIDEVEELGSISCFKEYDKIVDRTDVEVRIEKPVDLVVGD, from the exons ATGTGGGACAAAAGCATGGAAATTACTATGGAAGATGAAGGTTCTAGAAGGACGAGGAAGAAGATAGAGCATCCCAAGAAGATGAAGAATATTCTAAAGAGTCTATGGAATGTCGGAAAAGAAGATACGAGGAGACTGAAACATGCTTTGAAAGTAGGAGTTTCATTAACACTTGTGTCCTTGTTGTATCTCATGGAACCTTTCTTCAAAGGTATCGGCAAAAATGCAATTTGGGCAGTCATGACTGTCGTTGTCGTTCTCGAGTTCTCTGCCG GCGCGACATTACGCAAGGGATTAAATAGAGGATTAGGGACACTAATAGCAGGATCTCTGGCATATCTTATTGAGTTTGTTGCTGTTAATTCCGGTAAAATTTTCGGAGGTATCTTCATTGGCGCTGCTGTATTCATCATCG GGTCAACGATAACGTACATGAGATTTGTTCCATACGTAAAGAAAAACTACGATTACGGTATGCTGGTATTTCTTTTGACGTTTAATCTTATCACAGTATCGAGTTACAGAATCGATACTGTGATTAAAATCGCACACCAGAGATTATTAACCATTGCTGGCATTTGCCTTTTCATGAGCCTTTTGGTTTTTCCAATATGGTCTGGCGATGACCTTCACATGTCCACCGTTACTAAGTTCCAAGGCCTCTCACGCTCTATTGAAG CCTGTATAAAGAAGTATTTCGAGGAGAAGGAGAAAGACAAAGAAGATTCAGATTCAGAATCTGATGATGATGACGTAATCTACAAAGGATATAAGACTGTTTTGGATTCTAAATCCTCTGATGAAGCACTA GCGATGTATGCAAGTTGGGAGCCGAGACATACACTGCGTTGTAATAAATTTTCATCTCAACAATACATCAAAATTGGATCTGTTCTTCGCAAGTTTGGTCACACTGTTGTTGCTCTTCACGGATGCTTACAAACCGAGATTCAG ACTCCTAGGTCTATTCGTACGCTCTTCAAAGATCCTTGTGTTAGACTAGCGGGAGAAATCTGCAAAGTTTTGTCGGAACTCTCTGAAAGCATTCTAAACAAACGTCACTGCTCGCCGGAGATTCTCTCCGACAATCTAGAAGTAGCGTTAAAAGATCTCAACGCAGCAATAAAGTCACAACCTAAGCTCTTCTTGGGGTCTAACCTTCACAGTGACATCACCAACAAACACCTAAACCGCAATGTTTCATATTACAACGATAGTAATAACGTCGACGGCAATGTTTTGAGTCAGACAACACCACAAAACGTCACCGTATCACAAGCTCGGTTTAACAGCACTGTTTCGCTCTCTAGTTTTATGGGCCAGACGTCACACCGGAAGTCGGTGAATAAACCGGGACCGGTTGGAGAGAAGAGGAGATTTAGAAAACAGTTGAGTAAAGCCGCGGTTATGAAAAGTTTGGAGTTTTCGGAGGCGTTACCGTTTGCTGCCTTTGCGTCTCTTCTTGTGGAGATGGTGGCAAGGCTTGGTACTGTGATTGATGAGGTGGAGGAGCTGGGAAGCATCTCCTGCTTCAAGGAGTATGATAAGATTGTTGATCGGACGGATGTGGAAGTGCGAATTGAGAAACCGGTGGATCTAGTGGTTGGAGATTGA
- the LOC106324978 gene encoding uncharacterized protein LOC106324978: protein MGFLKKLTGIFGFGHNDGGHGAARDEDGEGDNTGSVSEDGDKRREGNQPRFRETGLPRRGFGVPVQVAVERSNPAPILQPCAASDGGVQGLRWYSMRLRIDEDGDVADEFLEDDNCKILPRKCKTKAAKVRGLVISSDGKIQPLMH from the exons ATGGGTTTCTTAAAGAAGTTAACGGGGATTTTCGGGTTCGGGCACAACGATGGTGGGCACGGAGCTGCGAGAGATGAAGATGGTGAAGGGGATAACACTGGATCAGTCTCTGAGGACGGAGATAAACGCCGGGAGGGTAATCAGCCGAGGTTCCGCGAGACCGGACTTCCAAGGAGAGGTTTTGGAGTACCGGTTCAAGTCGCCGTTGAACGGTCTAATCCTGCTCCTATTCTTCAGCCTTGTGCTGCTTCTGACGGTGGAGTTCAG GGACTACGATGGTACTCAATGCGGCTAAGGATTGATGAAGATGGAGATGTTGCAGATGAGTTCTTGGAAGATGATAACTGTAAGATTTTGCCCAGAAAATGCAAAACAAAAGCTGCAAAAGTGAGAGGTTTAGTGATATCTTCTGATGGGAAAATTCAGCCATTAATGCATTGA